The genomic segment TCACCGTCTCCACGACCGCGACCGCCTGCTGCCGCAGCACCAGCAGGGTGTCCTGCCAGGCCCGGTTGGTGCGCCACAGCTCGGCCACGTAGAGCTGGGTGAAGGCCGGGTAGCGGTCGATGAAGGCCAGTCCGGCGCGGACCATGGCGTCCAGCGCGTCCACGCGGCTGCCGCCGCGCTCCGCGGTCTCGTCCGCCGCCCGCTGGAGCGAGGCGGTGAGCATCCCCACCCCGTGCCGGAGCAACTCCTCGAACAGTTCGGTCTTGCTGGCGAAGTTGTAGTAGACGGTGCCCTTGGCCACCCCGGCGCGCTCGGCGATCTCCTCCACCGTGGTGGCCGAGAAGCCCTGCTCCGCGATGAGCGTGACGGCCGCCTCGTAGAGCTTGGTGCGGGTGGCCCGCCGACGGGTGCTCGTGCTCTCCATGCCGCCGATTCTCCCGGTTACCGGGCGGTCTACCGGCGGGTCGGGCCTCACAGGCTCAGCTCCGGGTGCAGCCGGTCCACCGTCCACACCTGGCGGCGCCGGGCCGACCAGGCGGTGAGCGCCAGCGCGCCCAGGGTGTACGCGGCCAGTACCGCGGTGCCCTGCCACACCGGTTCCAGGCCGCCTCCCGTGATCAGCCGGCGCAGCCCCTCGACGACGTGGGTCATCGGCAGGAAGGGGTGGACGGCGTTGAAGAAGCCGGGACTGGTCTCGACGGGGTAGGTGCCGCCCGCGGAGGTCAGCTGGAGCATCAGCAGCGCCAGGACGAGGATGCGGCCGGCCGGGCCGAAGCGCGCGTTCAGCCACTGCACGACGGCCGCGAAACAGGCGGTGACCAGCAGCAGGAAGCCCATCGTGCCCGCGGCCCGCGCCATCTCCAGCCCGAGTCCCCAGTGGAGCACGGACATCAGGGCCGCCGTCTGCAGCACCCCCAGGGCCGCGACGGGCAGCCAGCCGGCCACCGCGATGCGCCAGGAGGAGGCACCGGTGGCCAGCGCCCGCCGGTTGAGCGGCTGGATCAGCATGTACGCGACCATGGCGCCCACCCAGAGGGAGAGCGGGATGAAGTACGGGGCGAAGCCGGTGCCGTAGTCCGGCGCCGTGTGCAGCGAGCCGTTGGCGAGCCGGACCGGGTCGGCCATGACCTCCGTCCGGGCGTCGCGCTCCTCGCGGTCGTAGTCCGGGATCTTCCGCGCGCCGTCGTGCAGGCCGCCCGCCAGCTTCTCCGATCCGTCCGCCAGCCGGAACAGGCCGCCGTCCAGATCGCCGGCGCCCTCGGAGAGCTTGCCGATCCCCCGGTCGAGGCGCTCCGAGCCCTTCTTGGCGGTGGCCAGGCCGGTGTGCAGCGTGTGCGCGCCGCGGGCGACCTTCTCCGCGCCCGCGTCCAGTTTCCCGATGTTGGTGACGGCGGTGTCGACGTCCTTCCAGAGGGCCGGGGCCTTCCGCTCCACGGTCCGGGCGTGCCGCTGCACGGAGGCCAGGTCGCGGTCCAGCCGGTCCAGTTCGCCGTTCTCGCTCCGCACCAGGGACTCGACGGTCTCCGCGCCGT from the Streptomyces xinghaiensis S187 genome contains:
- a CDS encoding YhgE/Pip family protein, producing the protein MRSPRLAALELRRFGRGRMPRAALVALLLLPLLYGALYLWSFWDPYGRLDKVPAALVNADRGATAGGERITAGDEIADGLRDSHTFEWHEVSAAEARAGVESGRYYLSLSVPGDFSERLTSGSGGEVPENGALRVRTNDANNYVVGQISRTVFAEVRSAASADTARSYLDKIFLSFSDIHGATEKAAEGADKLDEGVDKAHRGATDLADGLSKAEQGSGDLRTGLRKLHKGAGRLDSGAARVAEGTGKLAEEAERMGRVVPFLKEHGDEIGRTGGLVADTAGTVRGHLGDLPSPTTAAELAREARETADFLAADHKERCERGPAPDAACPRLKKAAEAAGKAADGAETVESLVRSENGELDRLDRDLASVQRHARTVERKAPALWKDVDTAVTNIGKLDAGAEKVARGAHTLHTGLATAKKGSERLDRGIGKLSEGAGDLDGGLFRLADGSEKLAGGLHDGARKIPDYDREERDARTEVMADPVRLANGSLHTAPDYGTGFAPYFIPLSLWVGAMVAYMLIQPLNRRALATGASSWRIAVAGWLPVAALGVLQTAALMSVLHWGLGLEMARAAGTMGFLLLVTACFAAVVQWLNARFGPAGRILVLALLMLQLTSAGGTYPVETSPGFFNAVHPFLPMTHVVEGLRRLITGGGLEPVWQGTAVLAAYTLGALALTAWSARRRQVWTVDRLHPELSL
- a CDS encoding TetR/AcrR family transcriptional regulator, with the translated sequence MESTSTRRRATRTKLYEAAVTLIAEQGFSATTVEEIAERAGVAKGTVYYNFASKTELFEELLRHGVGMLTASLQRAADETAERGGSRVDALDAMVRAGLAFIDRYPAFTQLYVAELWRTNRAWQDTLLVLRQQAVAVVETVIREAVERGEVSGEIDVQLTAAALVGMVLVAALDWKAFQPERTLDDVHAALSRLLQGRVGGERSGREDRAGTG